The following are encoded in a window of Manihot esculenta cultivar AM560-2 chromosome 8, M.esculenta_v8, whole genome shotgun sequence genomic DNA:
- the LOC110621772 gene encoding protein OCTOPUS produces the protein MNPTTEPSQLQPPQPPQPHRPSTSCDRHPDEHFTGFCPSCLCERLAVLEPSSSSASSSRKPPIPTTSTATAALKAIFKPSGGTGSSKPSFFPELRRTKSFSASKNEGFSGVFEPQRKSCDVRVRSTLWTLFYQDDDRNPSKRDSFKGPEIEVESRISSSSVRGPVFESKEEEEIETDSDNEKDNESGDIIRVLDEPILTARNSNANPIEEIIEEDEAIVIEPEQVQEEELKPMKDHIDLDSQTKKPSGRDFKEIAGSFWSAASVFSKKLQKWRQKQKLKKRRNGGPGSATLPVEKPIGRQYRETQSEIADYGFGRRSCDTDPRFSLDAGRISFDDPRYSFDEPRASWDGYLIGRTVPRMPTMVSVVEDAPVNVVLRSDTQIPVEEPQSMPMNSIHEDETVPGGSAQTRDYYSDSSSRRRKSLDRSSSIRKTAAAVVAEIDELKSASASASASASNAKVSPATVDYIHGPKLVIPDRDSRDSNSNSLRDDCSETFEMGFRDHAPIVGNGERKGPKKSRRWSKAWNIWGFIHRRSVNKDEDEDRCSRVNGVERSFSESWPELRGERNEARGAFNPKMLRSNSSVSWRNSNGLGGVSFDSARKSNVETNGYGRKKRDEFVLERNRSARYSPNNIDNGLLRFYLTPMRSSRRVGWGKSKSSHAQSIARSVLRLY, from the coding sequence ATGAATCCCACCACCGAACCATCTCAACTTCAGCCCCCGCAGCCACCACAGCCCCACCGTCCTTCCACCTCTTGCGACCGTCATCCAGACGAGCATTTCACCGGTTTCTGCCCCTCATGCCTCTGCGAGCGCCTCGCCGTGCTCGAGCCCTCTTCATCCTCCGCTTCTTCTTCCCGCAAACCCCCCATTCCTACTACCAGCACCGCCACCGCTGCACTTAAAGCTATTTTTAAGCCTTCCGGTGGGACTGGTAGTTCTAAGCCTTCCTTTTTCCCTGAGCTCCGCCGCACTAAGTCCttctcagcctccaaaaacgAGGGCTTCTCTGGCGTGTTTGAGCCACAGAGAAAATCCTGTGACGTTAGGGTTCGGAGCACTCTCTGGACCCTCTTTTATCAAGACGACGATAGAAATCCTTCCAAAAGGGACTCTTTCAAAGGTCCTGAAATCGAGGTTGAGTCTAGAATTTCTTCGTCTAGCGTTCGAGGTCCCGTTTTTGAGTCCAAAGAAGAGGAGGAAATCGAAACCGACTCCGATAATGAGAAGGACAATGAGAGTGGAGACATTATCCGGGTTTTGGACGAGCCCATTTTAACTGCTAGAAACTCCAATGCCAACCCAATTGAAGAGATTATAGAGGAAGATGAAGCTATTGTTATAGAGCCAGAGCAAGTGCAAGAGGAGGAGCTCAAGCCCATGAAGGACCACATAGATCTCGATTCACAAACCAAGAAGCCTTCAGGGAGAGATTTTAAAGAGATTGCAGGTAGTTTCTGGTCTGCTGCTTCAGTTTTCAGCAAGAAATTGCAGAAATGGAGACAAAAGCAGAAGCTCAAAAAGCGGAGAAATGGTGGGCCCGGTTCGGCCACATTGCCGGTGGAGAAGCCGATTGGCCGCCAGTACAGGGAGACCCAGTCGGAAATTGCAGATTACGGGTTCGGCAGAAGATCTTGCGACACGGATCCGAGATTCTCGCTTGATGCAGGCAGGATTTCATTTGATGATCCTCGCTACTCCTTCGACGAGCCCCGTGCTTCGTGGGATGGGTATTTGATTGGAAGAACGGTTCCGAGAATGCCCACCATGGTTTCTGTGGTTGAGGATGCTCCTGTTAATGTTGTTTTAAGGTCTGATACTCAAATCCCAGTTGAAGAACCACAGTCAATGCCCATGAATTCCATCCACGAGGATGAGACTGTACCTGGTGGTTCTGCTCAAACCAGGGACTATTATTCTGATTCTTCGTCTAGGAGGAGGAAGAGCCTCGACAGGTCTAGTTCTATAAGGAAAACAGCGGCGGCTGTTGTGGCCGAGATTGACGAGTTGAagtctgcttctgcttctgcttctgcttctgcttccaATGCCAAAGTGTCCCCGGCAACTGTAGATTACATCCATGGACCCAAGTTGGTGATTCCTGACAGGGATTCAAGGGATTCAAACTCCAATTCTTTAAGGGACGACTGCTCTGAGACTTTCGAAATGGGGTTTAGGGACCACGCACCAATAGTGGGGAATGGTGAAAGGAAGGGGCCCAAGAAGTCCCGGAGATGGAGCAAGGCATGGAACATTTGGGGGTTTATACACAGGCGAAGTGTGAACAAAGATGAGGACGAGGATAGGTGTAGCAGAGTGAATGGGGTTGAGAGGTCATTTTCAGAGTCTTGGCCAGAATTGAGAGGGGAGCGAAATGAAGCGAGGGGCGCTTTTAATCCAAAGATGTTGAGGAGCAATAGCAGTGTTAGTTGGAGGAATTCCAATGGTTTAGGTGGTGTCTCATTTGATAGTGCAAGAAAGAGCAATGTGGAGACTAATGGGTAtggaagaaagaagagagaCGAGTTTGTATTGGAGAGAAATAGAAGTGCCAGGTATTCGCCAAACAACATTGATAATGGACTGTTAAGGTTCTACTTGACACCGATGAGGAGTAGCCGGAGAGTTGGGTGGGGGAAGAGCAAGTCCAGCCATGCACAGTCTATTGCAAGAAGCGTACTGCGATTGTACTAA